The stretch of DNA GCAACGGCTTCCTCGATCGTCTTCAGGCCGATGCCCTTGTCCGCGAGGCCCTTGATCGGGAACGTGCGGGTGATCGCACCTGCGGAGACCACGACGTCGAAGTACGGGACCTCGAAATTGTCGCCGCCGTCGGCCGGAGCCACCACGGCGGTGCGGTTTGCGTGGTCGATCGAGGTGACCCGGCCCTGGATCAGTTCGGTCTGCTTCAGGTGCTGACGGTGGGAGACGACGGCGTGGCGCGCCTCGATGTTGCCGCCTGCGACTTCCGGCAGGAAGGGCTGGTAGGTCATGTAAGGCAGGGGATCAACGACGGTGACGATGCCACCGGCATTCGCGATCTTGTTCTGCAGTTTGAGGGCTACGTACAGGCCGACGTACCCGCCGCCGACGACGAGTACCCTGGGACGGTCCTGGAGCTGAGGGGTGGATGCCATGCGTCAAGAATACATTAGTTTGTGAAAAACTTCACTAACTATGGTTGGCCCCCGGAATCCACCGGATCCAGGACCCCTGCCTCCGGGTCGGCGGACCCGGCTCCGGGCGTTCGCGTGGCGCGGCGCAGTTGGAATGCCGCCGCTCCGACGATGCCCACGAACAATCCCCCGAAGCCCAGGACCACCAGGGCCGGGACAGCGCTGTCGAGCTGCGACGGCGGCTCCGCGACCGGCACCGTGGCGTCTGGAAGCGTCGGGGCGGCGCTGGAGGGCGTCGGAATGGCCGCCGCCGGCGTCGTCGCGAGGTTCCCCCGCCGGTGGACACGGATCCAGTCCGAAATCGAGCCCAGCGGATTGACCTTGGTCTCCGGAACATCGGCTTTCAGGGCCGCCTCGGCGTTGAGCACGCCGAAGCCGTACAACGGATCCTTCCCCGGCGCTCCGGCGTCCTTGGCGGTGCTGACGATCCTGTTGATGACCTGGCTGGCTGACATGTCGGGCCACTTGGAACGGATCAGCGCGGCGACGCCGGCAACGATGGGAGTGGCTCCGGAGGTCCCCGCCCATTCGGCGTAGCCGCCGGCGGGCATGCCCCCGATCAGGTTCTCGGCGGGAGCCGCGACGCCGATGCTGATGCCCTGGGATGATGAGTCGATGCTGGCGGCACCCTTGCGGTCCAGCCCGGCCACCGTCAGCACCCCGGGGATGGTGGCCGGCGCACCGACCTGCACATTGCCGCCCACACGGTTGCCCGCGGCGGCCACGATCACGACGTCCTTTTGTTCCGCGTAGAGGAATGCCGCGTCCCAGCTCTGCGGCCACTCGGGTGAGGTGCTGCCGAGGGAGATGTTGATCACCCGGGCGCCGTTGTCGACGGCCCACCGGACGGCCTCCGGGATCTGGTCCTGGTCACTCTTGCCGCCGGGGTTGGCCGATCCGAGCCAGGTGGAGACAGAGAGCAGTTGAGCCTCCGGGGCGACCCCCACGATCCCGTCCGGGCCGGCGGCTGAGCCCTGGTCCGGACTGGGGCTGGCCGTGGCTCCCGCCGGCTGGTGGCCGCGCCCGGCGAGCATGGTCGCCACGAGCGTGCCGTGCTCGGGTTTCGCGCCGATGCTCTTCTGGCCGTCCGGGTCGCCGGCACCGGAAACGTCGGTTCCGCCGATCAGTGCACCTTTCAGGTCCGGGTGCTTCCCGTCCACGCCGCTGTCGATCACGGCGACCCTGACGTTGGCACCCTTGGAGACTTCCCAGGCCTTGGTGATGCCGGACTCGGCCAGCCAGTATTCCTTGTCGCGCCAGGAATCGGCCTGGGCGGCCGGCGCAGCCAAGAAGGCACCGGTCAGCGCTGCTGTGAGAACACCGCCGGCAAGGGCCACGGCCATCAACGCGGAGGCGGTCCGGCGGGGCCTGGCTGTTGCTCTGCTCATTCGGGTCCTATCGGCGGTACAGCTGGTGGTGCTGCAGTTCGCGGTGGCGCTGCGCAGTTCAGCTGATGCTGAGGGCGATTCCGTCAAGAATATCGTGCTCGCTGCTGACCGCCGTGGTGATCCGGCCCTCGGTGACGTCCGCCAGGCGTGCCAGGATGCGCCGCCAGACAAGCGCCCCTGCTCCGATCACGTCCACCCGGCCGGGGTGCATGTAGGGCAGTGCGGCGCGCTCCGCCCGGGACATCGCCAGCAGTTCCGTGCAGGCCGCCACCACGGCCGCCAGGGACAGCTCGGCGCCGTGGATCGCCGCCGGAGAGTACTCCGGCAGGCGAAGCGCGTGGGCCGTGATGGTGGTGACGGAGCCCGCGACGCCGACGATGGCGGTGGCGCGTCCCAGCGGAACGAGCAGAGCCGCCTCGCTGATCGCGGCGTCGACGTCGGCCTCCGCCGCGGCGATCTGTTCCGCTGTCGGCGGGTCGCTGCGCAGGTGGCGTTCGGTCATCCGGACGCAGCCGACGTCCACGCTCTTCGCGGCGATGACGCCGTCGGCGTTTCCCAGCACGAACTCCGTACTGCCCCCGCCCAGGTCCACCACGAGCACCGGGTCCGCGCCGCGGGAAGGCAGCACGCTGCTGGCGCCGGCGAAGGACAGCGCGGCCTCCTCGTCCCCGGTGATGACTTCCGGCTCCACGCCGAGGAGCCCGCGGATCCCGTCGACAAAGACCTGGCGGTTGCTGGCGTCCCGCGTGGCGGAGGTCGCCACGAAACGCACCTTCCCGGCACCGTGGTGCCGGATCAGGTCGGCGTAATCCTTCGCGGCCGCAAAAGTGCGGTCCAGGGCCTCCTGGGCCAGTTCACCGGTGGCGTCCACGCCCTGGCCCAGCCGGACCACACGCATTTCGCGCACAACGTCGCTCAGCCGGGGCGCGCCGCCGTCCGTTTCGTCTGCTGTGTTCACATCTGCTGTGTTCACATCTGCTGTTTTCACATCTGCGATGAGGAGGCGGATGGAGTTGGTGCCGCAGTCGATGGCGGCGACGCGGCTCACCGGCCGGACGCTGTCCCGGCTGCCTTCGGTGCGCGCCTTGCGGACCGGTGCGGGACGCCCGACGATCTCCGGCAGGCCCTGCGGTCCGTGGCGGCTGAGGTCCCGTGAGGGGGCCTCCCCGCCGGTGTCCCACGCGCCGCCGCAGTAGCAGCGGTCCCTGGTCCACCAGTCGCTGATGGCGGCGATGGCCTCGTCACCGAGCGGGTTGACGCCGGGTCCCGCCGCGAGGGAATGGCCCACCAGGACATGCAGGCACTTGACGCGGGTCGGCATTCCACCGGCGGAGATGCCGTCGATCTCAGGCACGCTCCCGATGCCGGCCCTGGCGCCGATCTCGGCGCGCGAGGCGAGATAGGCCTCGTGCGCGGCCCGGTAGTCCGCGGCCAAAGCCTCGTCGGCGCCTAGCCGTTCGTTCATCTCATTCATCAGGCCTGCGGCCTCCAGCCGGGAAACCGCGGAGGTAATGACCGGGTGCGTCAGGTAAAAGGTGGTGGGGAACGGCGTGCCGTTGCTGAGCCGGGGCGAGGTTGCCGCGACGAGGGGGTTGCCGCATACGCACCGGGCCGGAATTTCGACGACGTCGCGGACCGGGCGTCCCAGTTGGCGGCTCAGGACGTCGAGGTCCTCCGGTGACGGACCGCGGGATTCCTCCGGTGTGCTTGCCGGGTTCTCTGCCACTGGGGTCTGGGCCCCTGGGTTCTCGTCCACTGGCGCGGCACCTTCCTGCCCGGTAAAGGTTGTCCGTCGGACAATCCGGCGGCGGGCGCCGCTTCTAGTCTGTTGCCGACCGCCTGATGGATTGCCAGAGGGCGTCCACCCATGGCAGGTCGGCCGGGTCTTGTGCTGTTCCTTCACCGGCCGCGCCACCGGATTGTCCGGCAGGAAGCTCGCTGCCGAATACCCAGTAGCCCGTCTCACCGGGCATAACCATGTTAATGCGGTCGCGGGCCTGCTGCTTCACGTAGTTCGGATCCTGCCAGCGCGACACCTGGCGTTTGAGATCCGTCTGCTTCGCCTGCTGGGCCGCGATATCCGCCTGAAGCCCGGCGATTTCGGCGCGCTTGTCGACGAAGATCTTCACAGTGGGTGCCAGCATGATGGTGATGGCAATCATGACGACTCCAAGGGCCAGCATCCGGCCCGAGAACGCCTTGGCCGGGACCGGATCGAGGGATTCCCCTGGCTCGTCAACGGCGGGCTTCCCCGCGGACTTCCGTTTCGGGGAGGACTGCCCGGTGCCTGGCCGGGCCGGATCCTTGCCCGCACCAGGGGCCCCGGCCGCCGGTTTTCCGGCCGCCGGGCGTGATGACGCCGGGACGCCCGTCGACGGCTTGCCTGCCGCGGCGCCTGTTCCGGAGCCTGTTCCGGAGCCCACTCCAGCGCTACGGAAGCCGCCGAAATCAGCCTGGATGACGTCCCCGCCGTCGCCTGCCCCCAGGCCTGCGGCCGGGGACTCGGGGGCCGCAGGCGTGGCCCGGGGAACCTTGGGACGGCGGGTGGCCATGTGACTCCTGTAATGCCCGGTCCTTGCCGGGCTGGCTTGCTGCTCTTATGCTGACGCCCGTGGCCTGGACCGGCGGCACCACGTGTGGTCAATCCACCTTGAGCGGTGCCACAGCAGAAACCGGTGGCCATGGTCTTTCAACCATAGCCACCGGTTACCGGGTTTTACTGCTTCTAGCCCTTGAAACGCGGGAAGGCGCTGCGGCCGGCGTAGCGCGCGGCGTCGTCGAGTTCCTCTTCGATGCGCAGCAGCTGGTTGTACTTGGCGACGCGCTCGGAGCGGGCCGGGGCGCCGGTCTTGATCTGGCCCGCGTTGGTGGCAACCGCGATGTCGGCGATCGTGGTGTCCTCGGTCTCGCCGGAGCGGTGCGAGGTGATGGTCGTGTAACCCGCGCGCTGGGCGAGGGAAACGGCGTCCAGGGTCTCGGTCAGGGAACCGATCTGGTTGACCTTGACCAGCAGCGAGTTGGCGGTCTTCGTCTCGATGCCGGTCTGCAGGCGCTCGGGGTTCGTGACGAACAGGTCATCGCCCACGATCTGCACCTTGTCGCCGATGGCGTCCGTGAGGGTCTTCCAACCCTCCCAGTCATTCTCATCCAGCGGATCCTCGATGGATACCAGCGGGTAGTCGGCAACGAGTTCGGCGTAGTATGCGCTCATCTCGGTCGCGCTGAGGGCCTTGCCTTCGAACTGGTAGGCGCCGTCCTTGAAGAACTCGGAGGAGGCGACATCCAGGGCCAGGGCGACGTCCGTGCCCGGGGTGTATCCGGCCTTCTTGATGGCTTCCAGGATGAGGTCCAGGGCTGCGCGGTTGGACGGCAGGTTCGGCGCGAAGCCGCCCTCGTCGCCGAGGCCGGTGGACAGGCCCTTTTCCTGCAGCACGGATTTGAGGGCGTGGTAGACCTCGACACCCCAGCGCAGGCCTTCGGAGAAGGTTTCGGCGCCGAGCGGGACAACCATGAATTCCTGGATGTCGACGTCGGAGTCGGCGTGCGAGCCACCGTTGAGGATGTTCATCAGCGGGACGGGCAGGACGTGCGCGTTCGGGCCGCCCAGGTACTTGTACAGCGGCAGGTCGGCGGAGGCCGCCGCTGCGTTGGCGACGGCCAGGGACACGCCCAGGATGGCGTTGGCGCCGAGCTTGCTCTTGTTGGCAGTGCCGTCCAGGTCGATCATGGACTGGTCGATGCTGCGCTGGTCCGTGGCGTCGAAGCCGATCAGGGCCGGGGCGATCTGGTCGATGACGGCGTCGACGGCCTTCTGGACGCCCTTGCCGAGGTAACGGCCCTTGTCGCCGTCGCGGAGTTCAACGGCCTCGTGCTCGCCGGTGGAAGCTCCGGAGGGAACTGCCGCGCGGCCAATCTGGCCGTCGGAGAGCAGGACTTCAACTTCTACGGTGGGATTGCCACGGGAATCGAGGATCTCGCGGGCGTGGATGGCATCGATAAGCGCCATGGATGTGCTCCTTTGGGTGAAGCGATCGGCTGGGAATCTGACAGCTGGGAATCTAGCGGAAAAACTCGACGTCCTAGTCCCTACCAGCGTAGTCGAGGGCAGCGAAGGTTACGGAAACCTATCCACTGATCGGACGTCATGATGCTGTGTTGTGGCTGGCTGTGTTGTGGTCCTGGAAGCGGCGGGCTGCCCCGCGGAGGGCCCGCTCGGCGTCGAGCCCCTGGGCGCGGGCGGCGGCCACGATGCCGAACAGCAGCTCCCCGAGCTGTTCCTCGGTGGCCGGGAGTCCGACGGCAGGGGCGCCAGCGGCCGCCGGCAGGCCGGCCCGTTCGGCCCGGTCCAGGAGCTTCTGTGCCCGGGCCAGGGCCGGAAGCGCGGCAGGAACTCCCTCGAAGACGTGGCCGCGTTCCGGTTTCTCCGCTTTCTTGACGGCATCCCAGGTCAGGACGATCTCCTCCACCGTTGCCGGGAAGGAATCCTGCAGCGCGCCGTCCGGGCGGAAGACGTGCGGATTGCGGCGGATCATCTTGGCGGCAAGGCCGCGGGCGACGTCGTCGAGGTCAAAGGCACCGCGCTCCTCGGCCAGCCGGGCATGGAGGACCACCTGGAGCAGCACGTCCCCCAGCTCGGACTTCAAGTCGGCGTCGCCGCCGGCCGTCTCGATGGTTTCGGCCACCTCGTAGGCCTCCTCGAGGAGGTACTCCACGAGGGACTCATGGGTGAGGGCACCCATCCAGGGGCAGTGCTCGCGCAGGGCGGTAATGATCCCCCGCAGCGCCCCGACCTCGCAAGCTCGGTCGGGGACCCCTGCAGCGGTGGGCCCACAAGGCGGCGCCTGGACGGGTGAAGTGTCCTCGTTAGCCAAGGTCGGCGTAAGCCTCGTTGATGTATTCGACGAGGGCTTCCTTCTCTTCGAGCGGCAGGAATGCGGCTTCGGCCGCGTTCAGCGTCAGCTCCAGCAGATCGTCGAGATCGTAGTCGAAGGTCTCCATGAGGAGTTCGAACTCGTCCGTCAGGGTCACGCCGCTCATCAGCCGGTTGTCCGTGTTGATGGTGACGTTGAAGCCGAGCTGGAAGAGCATGTCCAGCGGGTGGCTTTCGATTCCCTCGCCGAAGCCGGCAATGGCGCCGGTCTGCAGGTTCGAGGACGGGCAGATTTCCAGTGCGATGCCGCGGTCGCGGACCCAGCCCGCAAGCTCGCCGAGGGTGACCATGCCGATGTTGTCATTGACTTCGTCGCCGGAGCCGGCGTCACCGGTTTCATCGTCGTCGTCGAATTCAACCGTGATATCTTCGGCGATCCGCACGCCGTGGCCCAGGCGCAGGGCCCGGCCGTCGACGAGCGCGGACTGGATGCTGTCCAGGCCGGCGGCCTCGCCCGCGTGGACGGTGGCCGGGAAGTTGTGCTGGGCAAGGTAGGTGAAGGCGTCCTTGAAGCGGGAGGGCAGGAAGCCGTCCTCGGCTCCGGCGATGTCGAAGCCGACGGCGCCGTTGTGGCGGTGGCGGACGGCCAGTTCGGCAATCTCCTGGCCGCGGTCCGCGTGGCGCATGGCCGTGATGAGCTGGCCCACCTGGATCTCGCGGCCGGTTTCTGCGACGGCGTCCACGCCGGCTTCCAGCCCGGCCTGCACTGCCTCGACGGCGTCGTCCAGGCTCAGGCCCTGCTGCAGGTGCTGTTCGGGGGCCCAGCGCACTTCGCCGTAGACGACGCCGTCGTCCGCCAGGTCCTCAACGAACTCCTTGGCGACGCGGAACAGGCCTTCCCTGGTCTGCATCACGGCAATGGTGTGGTCGAAGGTCTCGAGGTAACGCA from Arthrobacter sp. PAMC25564 encodes:
- a CDS encoding S8 family serine peptidase, translated to MSRATARPRRTASALMAVALAGGVLTAALTGAFLAAPAAQADSWRDKEYWLAESGITKAWEVSKGANVRVAVIDSGVDGKHPDLKGALIGGTDVSGAGDPDGQKSIGAKPEHGTLVATMLAGRGHQPAGATASPSPDQGSAAGPDGIVGVAPEAQLLSVSTWLGSANPGGKSDQDQIPEAVRWAVDNGARVINISLGSTSPEWPQSWDAAFLYAEQKDVVIVAAAGNRVGGNVQVGAPATIPGVLTVAGLDRKGAASIDSSSQGISIGVAAPAENLIGGMPAGGYAEWAGTSGATPIVAGVAALIRSKWPDMSASQVINRIVSTAKDAGAPGKDPLYGFGVLNAEAALKADVPETKVNPLGSISDWIRVHRRGNLATTPAAAIPTPSSAAPTLPDATVPVAEPPSQLDSAVPALVVLGFGGLFVGIVGAAAFQLRRATRTPGAGSADPEAGVLDPVDSGGQP
- a CDS encoding Ppx/GppA family phosphatase; amino-acid sequence: MSRVAAIDCGTNSIRLLIADVKTADVNTADVNTADETDGGAPRLSDVVREMRVVRLGQGVDATGELAQEALDRTFAAAKDYADLIRHHGAGKVRFVATSATRDASNRQVFVDGIRGLLGVEPEVITGDEEAALSFAGASSVLPSRGADPVLVVDLGGGSTEFVLGNADGVIAAKSVDVGCVRMTERHLRSDPPTAEQIAAAEADVDAAISEAALLVPLGRATAIVGVAGSVTTITAHALRLPEYSPAAIHGAELSLAAVVAACTELLAMSRAERAALPYMHPGRVDVIGAGALVWRRILARLADVTEGRITTAVSSEHDILDGIALSIS
- a CDS encoding septum formation initiator family protein, which gives rise to MATRRPKVPRATPAAPESPAAGLGAGDGGDVIQADFGGFRSAGVGSGTGSGTGAAAGKPSTGVPASSRPAAGKPAAGAPGAGKDPARPGTGQSSPKRKSAGKPAVDEPGESLDPVPAKAFSGRMLALGVVMIAITIMLAPTVKIFVDKRAEIAGLQADIAAQQAKQTDLKRQVSRWQDPNYVKQQARDRINMVMPGETGYWVFGSELPAGQSGGAAGEGTAQDPADLPWVDALWQSIRRSATD
- the eno gene encoding phosphopyruvate hydratase; this translates as MALIDAIHAREILDSRGNPTVEVEVLLSDGQIGRAAVPSGASTGEHEAVELRDGDKGRYLGKGVQKAVDAVIDQIAPALIGFDATDQRSIDQSMIDLDGTANKSKLGANAILGVSLAVANAAAASADLPLYKYLGGPNAHVLPVPLMNILNGGSHADSDVDIQEFMVVPLGAETFSEGLRWGVEVYHALKSVLQEKGLSTGLGDEGGFAPNLPSNRAALDLILEAIKKAGYTPGTDVALALDVASSEFFKDGAYQFEGKALSATEMSAYYAELVADYPLVSIEDPLDENDWEGWKTLTDAIGDKVQIVGDDLFVTNPERLQTGIETKTANSLLVKVNQIGSLTETLDAVSLAQRAGYTTITSHRSGETEDTTIADIAVATNAGQIKTGAPARSERVAKYNQLLRIEEELDDAARYAGRSAFPRFKG
- a CDS encoding MazG nucleotide pyrophosphohydrolase domain-containing protein; the protein is MGALTHESLVEYLLEEAYEVAETIETAGGDADLKSELGDVLLQVVLHARLAEERGAFDLDDVARGLAAKMIRRNPHVFRPDGALQDSFPATVEEIVLTWDAVKKAEKPERGHVFEGVPAALPALARAQKLLDRAERAGLPAAAGAPAVGLPATEEQLGELLFGIVAAARAQGLDAERALRGAARRFQDHNTASHNTAS
- a CDS encoding adenosine deaminase — encoded protein: MTETIPDAAPDLDFDLKGLPKVSLHDHLDGGLRPATIIELAQAAGHTLPSTDPVALGEWFRESADSGSLVRYLETFDHTIAVMQTREGLFRVAKEFVEDLADDGVVYGEVRWAPEQHLQQGLSLDDAVEAVQAGLEAGVDAVAETGREIQVGQLITAMRHADRGQEIAELAVRHRHNGAVGFDIAGAEDGFLPSRFKDAFTYLAQHNFPATVHAGEAAGLDSIQSALVDGRALRLGHGVRIAEDITVEFDDDDETGDAGSGDEVNDNIGMVTLGELAGWVRDRGIALEICPSSNLQTGAIAGFGEGIESHPLDMLFQLGFNVTINTDNRLMSGVTLTDEFELLMETFDYDLDDLLELTLNAAEAAFLPLEEKEALVEYINEAYADLG